The window GTAGACGGCGAGAACAGGAGAGGAAGTGCCGTGAAGAGGTGGTGGTTGTACATCATTGATAGAAGGGGGAGATATTACACGGGGATCACAAGGGTCGCGGGTCAATCAATCTTTTTTTTGATGAGATGGGTGAATCGCGTGAGGATTTTCGGAGTGATATGTTTGGGGTTGGCCTGATGAATTTTGCCGGCGATGTTGATGGCGTCGTCGGCCGGAAGACCGCCGGAGCGGTGCAACTCGGCCAGCAACTGCAAGCCCCACAGAAGAGGCACCTTCTCTTTTTTGCAGAGCGTTCGCAAATTCTTGTCGTTGGTCACACACGAGAAACCATATCGCTTGGCTGCAAGGAGGCATAACCGGTCCTGGAACGATGTCGGCCCGGTTTGGCCGGCAGCAGTGTAGGCGTCTTCGATTTCAGGCTCGAAAATAACCAATCCGAGATCGACGATCTCATGTTCGTCTTCGATTTCGTTAACTTCATCGAGAACCGGACTGGCCACATGGAGCGGTCCCACATGTTTTACCACAAGTTGGAGA is drawn from Deltaproteobacteria bacterium and contains these coding sequences:
- a CDS encoding PIN domain-containing protein, coding for MTKHPETHKAMIMDACVLIDFLKADRSILQLVVKHVGPLHVASPVLDEVNEIEDEHEIVDLGLVIFEPEIEDAYTAAGQTGPTSFQDRLCLLAAKRYGFSCVTNDKNLRTLCKKEKVPLLWGLQLLAELHRSGGLPADDAINIAGKIHQANPKHITPKILTRFTHLIKKKID